One part of the Mangrovibacillus cuniculi genome encodes these proteins:
- a CDS encoding putative bifunctional diguanylate cyclase/phosphodiesterase yields MDMTTWSLKKWIAFGLLLVLTFFASLLTIELLPGVHFIFTTIILFIILYYFGVIPALITALISGVHLFYLWDSIFGTLSLFLEIFIVGTLYTYIRRNLVFWDILYNLTLGAMISFVFSFYFLSYGPVDSVLIMLKQTVNMIVNILLANFLIILIESIRSKQVNKPVSLFEILFTLFSLFFLVPLIVFLIHTGKNEMKQVQETMNMEIEYASNTSNLQITKFQSQHVTPLSKLANFLQDNNNKQLDVQREFMIVQQSFPEFQLVYAVDSKNKKIAHHARNAFKFYDTNAYQFNSNTQLERPEYISNLFNSQVNSKDRKFISIAYPFWHQNLSGKVIGIIKPVEYLQILHQSTKGTNAESVIIDELGKVIASTTNQFRTGDTYVVSKNTLQKSEIFLTNQRISSLQQLSTISYVEEKTLGENYPWKVATIVSMSDYNTQLYNTYIQLLVVALFSTFLAVVLSFFISNWLQKELNNVLLLTNNLTENITSNEKIDWPHSLIKEIFYLIAAFKQSEIKLKKLFQENIATKLDLQYLAHYDPLTNVYNRNYIMKNINELIEHSPNSVNFSVLFIDLDRFKIVNDTVGHRIGDKLLVEVAERLREINDNNLLISRIGGDEFIVVVPSYDEVDSLSKIANEIIESLNQSYHVEGNEFHLSASIGISVYPDDGKDVHTLIKNADIAMYAAKDNGKNTYEFYNSSYNSVTSKVEMENELRHAIERKELQLFYQPKVNIASGEIVGAEALIRWIHPTYGFVSPADFIPIAEETGLIIPMGEWILEQACKDLFIWNTNRTKNISVSVNISMHQFLNENLLKSVENAINLAKIDPTLLELEITESVAMFQPEIVIEKLKNLKNKGITLALDDFGTGYSSLNYLKMLPIDVLKIDQSFIKDMDHADTTIVRSLIEIAHSLHMTVVAEGVETKSQLNYLQGVHCDLFQGYYFSKAIPQEEFLKLLRIFK; encoded by the coding sequence ATGGATATGACTACATGGAGTTTGAAGAAATGGATCGCATTCGGTTTACTTCTTGTGCTGACATTTTTTGCCTCATTATTAACCATTGAATTATTACCTGGTGTACATTTTATATTCACCACTATTATTCTTTTCATCATCTTATACTACTTTGGTGTTATCCCTGCATTAATTACCGCATTGATAAGTGGGGTACATTTATTCTATTTATGGGATTCTATTTTTGGTACACTTTCACTCTTCCTTGAAATTTTTATCGTAGGAACTTTATATACTTATATAAGGAGAAATTTAGTTTTTTGGGATATTTTATATAACTTAACGTTAGGAGCAATGATTTCATTCGTATTCTCCTTCTATTTTTTATCATACGGACCAGTTGATTCTGTTTTAATTATGTTAAAACAAACTGTGAACATGATTGTAAATATCTTATTAGCCAATTTCCTTATCATTTTAATTGAGTCTATACGGTCAAAACAAGTAAATAAACCAGTGTCTCTTTTTGAAATATTATTTACATTGTTTTCTTTGTTTTTTTTGGTACCTTTGATTGTGTTTTTAATTCACACTGGTAAAAATGAGATGAAACAAGTACAAGAAACAATGAATATGGAAATAGAATATGCCTCAAATACATCTAATCTGCAAATTACCAAATTTCAAAGTCAACACGTCACTCCATTATCTAAGCTTGCAAATTTCTTACAAGATAATAACAATAAACAGTTGGATGTCCAGAGGGAATTCATGATAGTACAGCAGTCTTTCCCTGAATTTCAACTTGTATATGCCGTAGACAGTAAGAATAAAAAGATTGCTCATCACGCTAGAAATGCATTTAAATTCTATGATACGAATGCATATCAGTTTAACTCAAATACTCAATTAGAGAGACCTGAATACATATCTAATTTATTCAACTCACAGGTTAACTCTAAAGATAGGAAGTTTATTTCGATTGCATATCCTTTCTGGCACCAAAATTTGTCAGGTAAGGTCATAGGAATAATAAAACCCGTGGAATATTTACAAATTCTCCATCAATCCACAAAAGGGACAAATGCAGAATCTGTAATTATAGACGAACTAGGTAAAGTAATAGCATCTACTACCAACCAATTTCGTACAGGAGACACATATGTAGTTTCAAAGAATACGTTACAGAAAAGTGAGATTTTCCTTACAAACCAAAGAATAAGCTCCTTACAACAACTATCTACTATTAGCTATGTAGAGGAAAAAACACTTGGTGAAAACTACCCATGGAAAGTAGCTACCATAGTTTCTATGTCGGACTACAACACACAATTATATAATACCTATATCCAACTTTTAGTCGTCGCGTTATTTAGTACGTTTCTTGCAGTTGTTCTATCGTTTTTTATTAGCAATTGGTTACAAAAAGAACTAAATAATGTTTTATTGTTAACCAACAATTTAACTGAAAACATTACCAGTAACGAAAAAATTGACTGGCCTCACTCACTTATTAAAGAAATATTCTATCTAATAGCTGCATTTAAACAATCAGAAATAAAATTAAAGAAGCTTTTTCAAGAGAATATAGCGACTAAACTAGACTTACAATATCTAGCTCATTATGATCCCTTAACAAATGTATATAACCGAAACTACATTATGAAGAATATCAATGAGTTGATAGAACATTCTCCTAATAGTGTAAATTTTAGTGTTTTATTTATTGACCTTGATCGTTTCAAAATTGTTAATGACACGGTAGGACATCGAATTGGTGACAAGTTGTTAGTAGAAGTTGCGGAAAGACTAAGAGAAATTAATGATAATAATTTGCTTATATCAAGAATTGGTGGAGATGAATTTATCGTAGTGGTACCCTCTTACGATGAAGTTGATAGTCTATCTAAAATTGCCAATGAAATTATAGAATCGTTAAATCAATCGTATCATGTTGAAGGAAATGAATTTCACCTGTCAGCGAGTATAGGGATATCTGTTTATCCTGATGATGGGAAAGATGTTCATACTCTCATAAAAAATGCAGACATAGCTATGTATGCAGCAAAAGATAATGGTAAAAACACATACGAATTTTATAACTCTTCTTACAATAGTGTTACCTCAAAAGTAGAAATGGAAAATGAATTAAGACATGCAATTGAACGAAAAGAACTTCAATTGTTCTACCAACCTAAGGTAAATATTGCGTCTGGTGAGATAGTTGGTGCTGAGGCACTAATAAGATGGATTCATCCAACTTATGGATTTGTATCCCCTGCTGATTTCATACCAATTGCAGAAGAGACTGGACTAATTATACCCATGGGTGAGTGGATCTTGGAGCAAGCATGTAAGGATTTATTTATCTGGAATACTAATCGTACAAAAAATATCAGTGTTTCAGTCAACATCTCCATGCATCAATTTTTGAATGAAAATTTACTTAAATCAGTTGAAAATGCAATTAATTTAGCAAAGATAGATCCTACATTATTGGAATTAGAAATTACAGAAAGTGTAGCTATGTTCCAACCAGAAATTGTTATTGAAAAGCTAAAAAACTTAAAAAACAAGGGTATCACTCTAGCATTAGATGACTTTGGTACTGGCTACTCTTCATTAAACTATTTAAAAATGTTACCTATCGATGTATTAAAAATTGATCAAAGTTTTATCAAAGATATGGATCATGCTGACACTACTATTGTTCGATCTCTCATTGAAATTGCCCATTCATTACATATGACCGTCGTTGCAGAAGGTGTTGAGACAAAAAGTCAATTAAACTATTTACAAGGAGTTCATTGCGATCTATTTCAAGGTTATTACTTTAGTAAAGCAATTCCCCAAGAAGAATTTCTAAAATTACTAAGAATTTTCAAATAA
- the cspD gene encoding cold-shock protein CspD: MISGKVKWFNAEKGFGFIEVEGQDDVFVHFTAINGDGYKSLDEGQAVEFEIVEGNRGPQAANVTKL; encoded by the coding sequence ATGATCTCTGGTAAAGTAAAATGGTTCAATGCGGAAAAAGGTTTCGGTTTCATCGAAGTTGAAGGACAAGACGATGTATTCGTTCACTTCACAGCAATCAATGGCGATGGCTACAAATCTTTAGACGAAGGTCAAGCTGTAGAGTTTGAAATCGTTGAAGGTAACCGCGGACCACAAGCTGCTAATGTTACTAAACTTTAA